In a single window of the Mesoplodon densirostris isolate mMesDen1 chromosome 16, mMesDen1 primary haplotype, whole genome shotgun sequence genome:
- the SPACDR gene encoding sperm acrosome developmental regulator: MAVVMRFFRWTWRKISRWVFFWKHKAKSTIVERTDSKKNELKVEKTSKVSETFKLVESPKEAKVSKMDVSSKVADPCVLAKTTADGAAVEAGHGQRSLLQLPRTAVKSVSTLMVSALQSGWQMCSWKISMFSTSVTSQMKTESPLEARGTEVLREVYLVLWAIRKQLQQLALRQERLRRRHIRAHICPQPDPVQGLKQDSQSPL, encoded by the exons ATGGCTGTGGTCATGAGGTTCTTCCGATGGACTTGGCGCAAGATTAGTCGCTGG GTTTTCTTCTGGAAACACAAAGCTAAGTCAACCATCGTAGAACGCACTGACTCCAAGAAAAATGAGTTGAAGGTGGAGAAGACTTCCAAGGTGTCTGAGACTTTCAAGTTGGTTGAGTCCCCCAAGGAGGCTAAGGTCTCCAAGATGGATGTGTCCTCCAAGGTAGCTGACCCCTGCGTGTTGGCCAAGACCACCGCGGACGGGGCTGCAGTGGAGGCGGGCCACGGGCAGAGATCGCTGTTGCAGCTGCCCCGGACTGCCGTCAAATCTGTCTCCACACTCATGGTCTCCGCCCTGCAGTCTGGCTGGCAGATGTGCAGCTGGAAGATCAGCATGTT TTCTACCTCAGTCACCTCCCAAATGAAGACCGAGTCCCCTTTGGAGGCGAGAGGGACTGAGGTACTGCGGGAAGTGTACCTGGTGCTGTGGGCTATTCGGAAACAACTGCAGCAGCTGGCCCTCAGGCAGGAGAGGCTGCGACGGCGCCACATCCGGGCCCACATCTGTCCCCAACCTGATCCAGTTCAGGGCTTGAAACAGGATTCCCAGAGTCCCCTCTAG